The genomic region GCAAAATCAACCCGCTTTAATGTAGCTTGTAACGTATGAGAACCTAATTCGGCATACTCAATCCAAACTTTCTTAAACTCAGGCAAACAGTTTTGCTGCTCAAGATAATTAACGGAATGACCAAAGCGCTTGTACTGCGTCCTTCGGTTAGCCATTGCCGCGTTATAGAGATCGCAGTGCATTTTTCTCGCCCAATGAAGCTGGTCAAATTGAGCCTTGTTTGGGTAAATTCTATAGGTCACTCTACGTGTTTTCATGCCTAGATTTTACCATAGAAATTTGACAAACTGCGGACTATTTAATTCCTAGTTTGTCTGCTATCCTTCCCCGACTTACTGTCGTTGAAGTCGGGGAATGCCGCAATTACGTTCAACAACCGTTACATCAATTTAACGCTGATGCCGACGACGCGATCGATAAGAGGCGCGAACCCGCCGAATTAGTGTCAATCCTAGGAAATAACTACAAATTCCACCAACCATCCCCACCGTAAAGCAGCCAACAAATAGTGTCCAGATAATTTCAGATCCTAACGCCTTGAACTCCTGCCAAGATCCGAGGCTAATATCGGTTAAGCTATTTTTCTGGAGTAGCCATTTTCCTAGGTGGAAGTTAAATGCATAAATTGGCACATAAGTCAAGGGATTACTCACCCAAGTACCAGCCGCCGCGATAATTTTATTGCCGCGAAAGATCAGCGCTAGACATATCCCTAAAATCGTTTGTAGTCCAAATAGGGGAAACAGCCCCGCAAACACACCACAGGCTAATCCGCGTGCGATCGCCTCTGGGGGTCCAGAGAGACGAATTAAGCGCCAGTAATAGTATTGTAAGCGCCGTCGGAAACTAGATCCGACTTTGGGATTGCGATCAGGGGAAGGGCGAATGGGTTCAGGCTTTACCTCTAATGATGAACGTTGGGGACGAGTTTGCAGGGAATTTCTCGACATACAGGCTAGAGAATCTACAGTTACAGCAAGGGCGGTACAGGATATACACTCATCCTAACCGACCTGTGCGATCGCGATCGAGTTCCATCTTCATCATTTAGATCAGATCGTAATCGGTGAATCCACATAAATCGTCGGTTCATTCATCTTAAAGTTAATTCCATAAGCGAGTAACTGCTTGGAAATTTTTTCATTAGCGAGTTCCAAGAGGCGTTTACGTAATTGAATCGAATTTTCACTTGAGCCGAGAATAAAAAATGTTACCCGCGCCCGGGTGGTTTTGTCCTCTAGGGAGGGAATTAAGGTAATATTCGTACTTCCCGGATCGATGCCGAATAAAGAGTTGGTACTCTCAGCAATAATTTGTTGAACTAAAGCCTTTTCTCGTTCTTCCAGAAGTTGAGAAAAATCTAAATAGAGTAACACCATCACTTTCTTGCCTCGGGTCACATTTTCGATTTCCCAATTTGCCATCGTTGAATTCGGAACAATCAAAAGTGTGCTTTTAGCCGCTGTGCGGATTTTTGTAGACCGCAAGCCAATCGATTCAACGCGACCAAACACCTCATTAGGTAAACGAATATATTCTCCCGGGATAAATGGGCGGTCTAAATAAAGAACAATCGTCCCCAAAAGCTGTTCCAATGTCTTTTGGGCTGCAAACGCGATCGCAATACCGCCAATCCCAAAACTAGCAAGTAATCCGACTAAGTTTACTTCCTGGCTTTGAGCAAATGCAACCACGGCAATAAATCCGATGATTACATTCGCTAGAGTCTCAAAAACCAGGAGTAATTCATCAACTTCTCGACCAAGTTTCCGCACTAATCCTATTCCATACACGCGCACAAACTGGCGAAATAAGCGAGATGCTAACCAAGCCACACTCACAGTCACAGCTAAATCCATAAAGGGACGAAGGAAGTCATGAAATCCCTGATACACCCCCAGCCAAGCCAATGAGAATGACAGTAAAATTAAGGTGCCAGCAAATTTGAAAGCTTGTTGGAGTGGAGCGATCAAATTATCATAAATTTCTTTTCCCTGCTGAAGTGAAAATCGGTGGATAATCCAGCTCACCAGAATCGGCGTGTATCGACCTGCTAAAACAGAGAAGAGAGCAAAGATCAGGAAAATTACATAGTTAGGCAGATTTAAGGAGTATACAAACAGAGAAACATCACTAATCGTGTTAGGTATATCAGTTAAGTTCATCAGCGAGTACGGCTACTTGAGAAATCAGAATGGCTAGAGGGACACGAAATAT from Coleofasciculus chthonoplastes PCC 7420 harbors:
- a CDS encoding DUF2062 domain-containing protein, with the protein product MSRNSLQTRPQRSSLEVKPEPIRPSPDRNPKVGSSFRRRLQYYYWRLIRLSGPPEAIARGLACGVFAGLFPLFGLQTILGICLALIFRGNKIIAAAGTWVSNPLTYVPIYAFNFHLGKWLLQKNSLTDISLGSWQEFKALGSEIIWTLFVGCFTVGMVGGICSYFLGLTLIRRVRASYRSRRRHQR
- a CDS encoding mechanosensitive ion channel family protein, coding for MNLTDIPNTISDVSLFVYSLNLPNYVIFLIFALFSVLAGRYTPILVSWIIHRFSLQQGKEIYDNLIAPLQQAFKFAGTLILLSFSLAWLGVYQGFHDFLRPFMDLAVTVSVAWLASRLFRQFVRVYGIGLVRKLGREVDELLLVFETLANVIIGFIAVVAFAQSQEVNLVGLLASFGIGGIAIAFAAQKTLEQLLGTIVLYLDRPFIPGEYIRLPNEVFGRVESIGLRSTKIRTAAKSTLLIVPNSTMANWEIENVTRGKKVMVLLYLDFSQLLEEREKALVQQIIAESTNSLFGIDPGSTNITLIPSLEDKTTRARVTFFILGSSENSIQLRKRLLELANEKISKQLLAYGINFKMNEPTIYVDSPITI